CGGCAGTTTCGACAATGTTGCGGCGGCGATTGCGTTGCTTGATGAACGCGAGCTTGCCGAAGACACGCTGCAGAATGCGTCGGGCGGGTTTAAGCCACTGCATACACAGGTGCGTGCGATTGAAGCCGACATGCGCAATATTGACGACGATCTCGAGGACCTGGAAGTTTTGATCGATCGTTTGAGGGATCCTTCGCAGGCTGCGCAGAGGGAGCGGCTTGAAGCACGTTTCGCCAGTCTGGAGGGGGAACGTGATGCCCTTGAGGCAACCATTCCCGACAGCTGGGACCAGGCGTATGCGGACTATGATGCGCTGCTCGATGCAAGGAACGGTATCGACCGGGAGTATTTCCAGACTGCCGCCAACGCCTACGAGCCGGCGGCAGCGCTCCTTGCGAGTCTGAATTCCTTCGATGCCTTCAAGGCGCTTGGCCCGGAGATTGAAGCGATTGCCGGACAGGTTTCTGATGGTGAACCGGCCGATATGGTCGAGCCGCTCAACGTGTTGTCCAGAAAGTTCGGTGAGATTGAGGGCGCATCCGATATCAAGTCGGATCTTTCGCAGGCACGCCGGGCCCTTCGCTCCAAGACGCCGAGCAAGGAAAAGGCGCTTGCGGAAATTCAAAAGGCTGTTGATGAATACAGGGATCAGCTGGTCTGGCGTGAGAAGGCCGAGACGGCACTTAAGCCGGGACTGACAACCTATGTTGACATGTTGAATCCGACAATCGGTATCCGTCAGCAACGCCGTCTGACACGGGAGCAGGCGCTCTTCGTGGCGTCATGCACCTCCGATCACCGGGACATCTCGCTGAACTTCTGATTTCAGTCGAAGCTGTAGGGAATGGTGTCCCGGGAGTTCGGATCGACGGTGAGCTTGCGCTTTAGCGGCGGCACGGCGCGCTGGTGACAGTCGGTCCGCTCGCAGATGCGGCATGATATGCCGATCGGCTCGAATGCCTGGTCGCTGGCCAGATCGAGGTCGTCAGCATAGACAAGGGCGCCGGCATGCCTGATTTCGCAGCCAAAGGCGAGAGCGTAGCGCTGCACCGGATCGCGAAACCCGCCGCTTGGCTTGCTGATTGCCGTTGCCAGGCAAAGATACCTTACGCCGTCCGGCGTTTCGGCCAACTGGCGTAAAACACCCGTCGATGCGGCAAAGGCATTGTGAACGTTCCAGAGCGGACAGGCGGAGCCGAAACGGGCAAATTGCAGCTTGGTGGCGCTGTGCCTCTTGGTGATGTTGCCGGCCTGATCGACGCGGGCGAAGAAAAAGGGGATGCCCTTGTTCCCGGGGCGCTGGAGTGTGCTCAGACGATGCGCGACCTGTTCGATGCTGGCTCCGAAACGATCGGCGAGCAGTTGCAGGTCGTGGCGCAACTCGCCGGCAGCCGAAAGGAACGGGCCATAGGGAAGGAGCGTGCTTCCGGCAAAGTAGTTGGCAAGTCCGATCCTGCAGACCGCGGCTGCATCCAGCGTGCGGAACTGGGCGTTTTCAATGATCGCGGAAATCGTATCGGCATGTTCGAGCAGGCCGATCTGGTGGGCCAGTTGAAAGGCATGGGTTGAGGGTTCGGTACGCGGGTTGACGCTTAAAACCCGTGACACCGGATCGAAACGCCTGATCGTGCCTGGCGCGGTGGCCGCGCCGCCCATGGCGACCCTGACGCGATGGTGCCTTTCAAGGTGATCGGCCAGCGTACGTACGCGGTTGCGTGTCGAACCCTGAAGATCCAGTGCAAGCTGTTCTGCCGCAATATCAAGCTCATGGACATAATTGTCGATGTAGTGGAAGAAATCTCGGACTTCCTCATAAGGCGTCGGTTCGTTGAGGCCGCCGGACCTTTCCAACGTGTCGTCCAGTTCGGCAAGCTGCTCGCCGGCGCGCCGAAGCGCCTGATGCATAGCCAGGAAGGCTCGCGCGACGGATGGCGTGTTCTGGGTAACAAGCTTCAAATCCTGAGCGGAAGGCTGTTGGCCCTTGAAATGCGGGTCGGCGATGGCTTCTACCATATCCGCCAGCAGCCGGTCGCTGTCATTTTCCGAAAGGCTGGCAATATCGACCGAAAAGTTCTCCGCCAGCGCCAGCAGGACCGGCGCGGTGACGTGGCGCTGGTTGTTTTCAATCTGGTTGAGATAGCTTGTGGAAATGCCCAGCTGTTTGGCAAAACCGGCCTGGGTCAGTTCGGTTTCTTCGCGAATCCGGCGGATATTGCGGCCGATGAAGAGTTTGCGTGCGCGCATTTTCACAACTTTGCAAAATGAGTTTTGCAAATTTAGCTAAATCAACTTTGTTGCTAATTCAAGGCTTTTGCCAAAGTCACCGACACGGTACATGATGGCAAATCCCATAATCAGCGCTTTACAGGGAGAAAACCCATGACACTTTACGCAACGCTTTCGGCGGGCCGTAGCCACACGCTTTTGCGCGATCTTGTAACGGTCGTGTTTGCTTCAATTCTTCTGGCAGTTTCCGCAAAAATCGCCGTGCCGTTTTTTCCGGTGCCGATGACAATGCAGACACTGGTTGTTGTCGGACTCGGCCTTGCTCTTGGTTCGCGCCTCGCAGTCATGGCCGTCGGGCTTTATCTCCTTGAGGGTGCACTTGGATTGCC
This portion of the Hoeflea prorocentri genome encodes:
- a CDS encoding helix-turn-helix domain-containing protein — its product is MRARKLFIGRNIRRIREETELTQAGFAKQLGISTSYLNQIENNQRHVTAPVLLALAENFSVDIASLSENDSDRLLADMVEAIADPHFKGQQPSAQDLKLVTQNTPSVARAFLAMHQALRRAGEQLAELDDTLERSGGLNEPTPYEEVRDFFHYIDNYVHELDIAAEQLALDLQGSTRNRVRTLADHLERHHRVRVAMGGAATAPGTIRRFDPVSRVLSVNPRTEPSTHAFQLAHQIGLLEHADTISAIIENAQFRTLDAAAVCRIGLANYFAGSTLLPYGPFLSAAGELRHDLQLLADRFGASIEQVAHRLSTLQRPGNKGIPFFFARVDQAGNITKRHSATKLQFARFGSACPLWNVHNAFAASTGVLRQLAETPDGVRYLCLATAISKPSGGFRDPVQRYALAFGCEIRHAGALVYADDLDLASDQAFEPIGISCRICERTDCHQRAVPPLKRKLTVDPNSRDTIPYSFD